In Juglans microcarpa x Juglans regia isolate MS1-56 chromosome 8D, Jm3101_v1.0, whole genome shotgun sequence, the following are encoded in one genomic region:
- the LOC121241782 gene encoding disease resistance protein RUN1-like isoform X4, producing MNDIRMIGVFGVGGIGKTTITKAIYNLNAYQFEDSCFLANVRETSKRECGLVQLQEKLLYDILGDSSLKVDNVDRGINIIKERLCCKRILLVLDDVDQLAQLEALSGESGWFGLGSRIIITTRDKHLLTKHKVDLTYKVKQMDHNEALQLFSWHAFKKDKPIDGFVQLSEHALRCARGLPLALVVLGSNLYGRSFHEWKSALDKCKRLPNKNIHNILRVSYDDLDDNEKDIFLDIACFFKGEDADYVVKILDSCGFFPDIGIRVLSDKSLVTIEENNRLVMHDLIQEMGREIVRQESPKEPGRHSRLWFHEDVRYVLEENTGTNKIEGILVELPERDLIHLSSKAFTKMKRLRFFINPNACFSEGPNYLSNELRLLDWPEYPLQALPSNFHGKKLSVFRVSNSLFKELKEVFENFQNMKIMELSDYCKQLQEIVELPPNIKEVDASGCMSLEIFPEASKKFQFNACNLKALEWIDLCGCHKMLVNIGNHVADPLLGKGQFKDLLGGIILPGNRIPDWFSHRKETSNINSCEMDINGLLYMDEVVGIVLCAIIGPNILIGRERPLHSIGVKINDNEVQERVVDLMGSDHVWLEYVVLESFKPKEDNMQVKFYRYLDELVFFKSCGVHLVHKHEENVKDHDPALLHENVDVHLDVPSEEIENS from the exons atgaatgaCATACGCATGATAGGAGTCTTTGGAGTTGGTGGAATTGGCAAGACAACAATTACCAAAGCAATCTATAACTTGAATGCTTATCAATTTGAAGATAGTTGTTTTCTTGCAAATGTAAGAGAAACTTCAAAAAGGGAGTGCGGTCTTGTCCAATTACAAGAGAAGCTTCTTTATGACATCTTAGGAGACTCAAGTTTGAAGGTTGACAATGTTGATAGAGGAATCAACATCATAAAAGAGAGGCTTTGCTGTAAAAGGATTCTTTTAGTTCTTGATGATGTAGATCAGTTGGCCCAGTTAGAAGCATTATCTGGAGAAAgtggttggtttggtttgggaAGTAGAATCATCATAACAACAAGAGACAAACATTTACTAACCAAACATAAAGTTGATTTAACATACAAGGTGAAGCAAATGGATCACAATGAAGCTCTTCAGCTCTTCAGTTGGCATGCCTTCAAAAAAGACAAGCCCATTGATGGGTTTGTACAACTCTCAGAGCATGCATTGCGTTGTGCTAGAGGCCTTCCATTGGCTTTAGTAGTGCTTGGCTCAAATCTATATGGTAGAAGTTTTCATGAATGGAAAAGTGCATTAGATAAGTGCAAAAGGCTTCCTAACAAAAATATACACAACATACTTAGAGTCAGTTATGATGATCTGGATGACAATGAGAAGGATATCTTTCTTGACATTGCATGTTTTTTCAAAGGTGAGGATGCAGATTATGTCGTTAAAATATTAGACAGTTGTGGGTTTTTCCCTGATATTGGGATCAGAGTTCTTTCTGATAAGTCTCTTGTAACTATTGAAGAGAATAACAGATTGGTGATGCATGACTTGATACAAGAAATGGGTAGAGAAATTGTTCGTCAAGAATCACCCAAAGAACCTGGCAGACATAGTAGGTTATGGTTTCATGAAGATGTTCGCTATGTACTAGAAGAAAACACG GGAACAAACAAAATTGAAGGCATATTGGTGGAGTTGCCTGAACGAGACTTGATACACTTGAGTTCCAAAGCCTTCACGAAGATGAAAAGGCTCCGGTTCTTTATAAATCCTAATGCATGTTTTTCTGAAGGGCCTAATTATCTCTCTAACGAGTTAAGATTGCTTGATTGGCCTGAATATCCGTTACAAGCTTTGCCGTCCAATTTTCATGGAAAGAAACTCTCTGTTTTTAGGGTCAGTAATAGCCTTTTCAAAGAATTGAAGGAGGTATTCGAG AATTTCCAAAACATGAAGATCATGGAATTATCTGATT ATTGCAAGCAACTTCAAGAAATTGTAGAACTTCCACCAAATATCAAGGAGGTAGATGCTAGTGGGTGCATGTCATTGGAAATTTTTCCTGAAGCATCAaagaaatttcaattcaatgCATGCAACTTAAAAGCACTAGAATGGATTGACTTGTGTGGATGCCATAAAATGCTTGTGAACATAGGGAATCATGTGGCAGATCCTTTATTGGGTAAG GGTCAATTTAAGGACCTTTTAGGCGGCATAATACTTCCAGGAAATAGGATCCCGGACTGGTTCAGCCATCGTAAAGAGACTTCAAATATTAATTCGTGTGAAATGGATATTAATGGACTTCTGTACATGGATGAGGTCGTGGGAATTGTTCTATGTGCTATTATTGGACCCAATATTTTGATTGGCCGGGAAAGGCCCCTTCATTCTATTGGTGTTAAGATCAATGATAATGAAGTCCAAGAAAGAGTGGTTGATTTAATGGGATCAGATCATGTATGGCTAGAGTATGTCGTTCTAGAATCTTTTAAGCCAAAGGAGGACAATATGCAAGTAAAGTTCTATAGATATTTAGATGAACTGGTGTTCTTCAAAAGTTGTGGAGTCCATCTAGTACACAAGCATGAAGAGAATGTGAAAGATCATGATCCAGCTCTACTCCATGAGAATGTTGATGTGCATTTGGATGTACCCAGTGAAGAGATTGAAAACTCTTGA
- the LOC121241782 gene encoding disease resistance protein RPV1-like isoform X1, with amino-acid sequence MNDIRMIGVFGVGGIGKTTITKAIYNLNAYQFEDSCFLANVRETSKRECGLVQLQEKLLYDILGDSSLKVDNVDRGINIIKERLCCKRILLVLDDVDQLAQLEALSGESGWFGLGSRIIITTRDKHLLTKHKVDLTYKVKQMDHNEALQLFSWHAFKKDKPIDGFVQLSEHALRCARGLPLALVVLGSNLYGRSFHEWKSALDKCKRLPNKNIHNILRVSYDDLDDNEKDIFLDIACFFKGEDADYVVKILDSCGFFPDIGIRVLSDKSLVTIEENNRLVMHDLIQEMGREIVRQESPKEPGRHSRLWFHEDVRYVLEENTGTNKIEGILVELPERDLIHLSSKAFTKMKRLRFFINPNACFSEGPNYLSNELRLLDWPEYPLQALPSNFHGKKLSVFRVSNSLFKELKEVFENFQNMKIMELSDCKFLTKIPDISRIPSLEKLTLSSCESLVEVHDSVGYLNKLTHLSFSKCSNLTTLPRSLKLRSLEWLDIRDCLSLQNFPEIECEMHFLSSISLAYTAIKELPSSIGYITGLEDLCLDGCKSLLNLPSSILQLQNLRSLSFKDRFLLKVRNKRQSIPSFVSTEGSEILSGVKLLSLQTPKNSSVSNDDCSSTVFPALQFFNLGKCVLSESNLFKLFNCSSTLQDLDFSRTDIVSLPPSIKRFIGLNRLILQDCKQLQEIVELPPNIKEVDASGCMSLEIFPEASKKFQFNACNLKALEWIDLCGCHKMLVNIGNHVADPLLGKGQFKDLLGGIILPGNRIPDWFSHRKETSNINSCEMDINGLLYMDEVVGIVLCAIIGPNILIGRERPLHSIGVKINDNEVQERVVDLMGSDHVWLEYVVLESFKPKEDNMQVKFYRYLDELVFFKSCGVHLVHKHEENVKDHDPALLHENVDVHLDVPSEEIENS; translated from the exons atgaatgaCATACGCATGATAGGAGTCTTTGGAGTTGGTGGAATTGGCAAGACAACAATTACCAAAGCAATCTATAACTTGAATGCTTATCAATTTGAAGATAGTTGTTTTCTTGCAAATGTAAGAGAAACTTCAAAAAGGGAGTGCGGTCTTGTCCAATTACAAGAGAAGCTTCTTTATGACATCTTAGGAGACTCAAGTTTGAAGGTTGACAATGTTGATAGAGGAATCAACATCATAAAAGAGAGGCTTTGCTGTAAAAGGATTCTTTTAGTTCTTGATGATGTAGATCAGTTGGCCCAGTTAGAAGCATTATCTGGAGAAAgtggttggtttggtttgggaAGTAGAATCATCATAACAACAAGAGACAAACATTTACTAACCAAACATAAAGTTGATTTAACATACAAGGTGAAGCAAATGGATCACAATGAAGCTCTTCAGCTCTTCAGTTGGCATGCCTTCAAAAAAGACAAGCCCATTGATGGGTTTGTACAACTCTCAGAGCATGCATTGCGTTGTGCTAGAGGCCTTCCATTGGCTTTAGTAGTGCTTGGCTCAAATCTATATGGTAGAAGTTTTCATGAATGGAAAAGTGCATTAGATAAGTGCAAAAGGCTTCCTAACAAAAATATACACAACATACTTAGAGTCAGTTATGATGATCTGGATGACAATGAGAAGGATATCTTTCTTGACATTGCATGTTTTTTCAAAGGTGAGGATGCAGATTATGTCGTTAAAATATTAGACAGTTGTGGGTTTTTCCCTGATATTGGGATCAGAGTTCTTTCTGATAAGTCTCTTGTAACTATTGAAGAGAATAACAGATTGGTGATGCATGACTTGATACAAGAAATGGGTAGAGAAATTGTTCGTCAAGAATCACCCAAAGAACCTGGCAGACATAGTAGGTTATGGTTTCATGAAGATGTTCGCTATGTACTAGAAGAAAACACG GGAACAAACAAAATTGAAGGCATATTGGTGGAGTTGCCTGAACGAGACTTGATACACTTGAGTTCCAAAGCCTTCACGAAGATGAAAAGGCTCCGGTTCTTTATAAATCCTAATGCATGTTTTTCTGAAGGGCCTAATTATCTCTCTAACGAGTTAAGATTGCTTGATTGGCCTGAATATCCGTTACAAGCTTTGCCGTCCAATTTTCATGGAAAGAAACTCTCTGTTTTTAGGGTCAGTAATAGCCTTTTCAAAGAATTGAAGGAGGTATTCGAG AATTTCCAAAACATGAAGATCATGGAATTATCTGATTGTAAGTTCCTAACAAAAATCCCTGATATTTCAAGGATCCCAAGTCTTGAGAAATTAACTCTTTCTAGTTGTGAAAGTTTAGTTGAGGTTCATGATTCTGTTGGCTACCTGAATAAACTTACCCATTTGTCATTTTCCAAGTGCTCTAACCTAACCACTTTACCAAGAAGCCTCAAGTTGAGATCTCTAGAATGGCTTGACATTAGAGATTGCTTAAGCCTTCAGAACTTTCCTGAAATTGAGTGTGAAATGCATTTTTTGAGTTCCATTTCATTAGCCTACACTGCTATAAAAGAATTGCCTTCATCCATTGGATACATCACTGGCCTTGAAGATTTATGTCTAGATGGGTGCAAAAGTCTTTTGAATCTACCAAGTTCCATTCTTCAGTTGCAAAATCTAAGGTCTCTTTCCTTCAAGGATCGTTTCCTATTGAAGGTGAGGAATAAAAGACAATCCATACCCTCTTTTGTGTCCACAGAGGGATCAGAAATTTTATCAGGTGTAAAATTACTCTCTTTGCAAACTCCAAAGAATTCAAGCGTTTCTAATGATGATTGTTCCTCAACAGTGTTTCCGGCATTGCAATTTTTTAATCTTGGGAAGTGTGTCCTATCAGAATCGAATTTGTTTAAGCTATTTAACTGCTCTTCCACATTACAAGATTTAGATTTCTCGAGAACTGATATTGTGAGCCTTCCTCCAAGCATAAAAAGATTTATTGGATTGAACCGCCTTATATTGCAAGATTGCAAGCAACTTCAAGAAATTGTAGAACTTCCACCAAATATCAAGGAGGTAGATGCTAGTGGGTGCATGTCATTGGAAATTTTTCCTGAAGCATCAaagaaatttcaattcaatgCATGCAACTTAAAAGCACTAGAATGGATTGACTTGTGTGGATGCCATAAAATGCTTGTGAACATAGGGAATCATGTGGCAGATCCTTTATTGGGTAAG GGTCAATTTAAGGACCTTTTAGGCGGCATAATACTTCCAGGAAATAGGATCCCGGACTGGTTCAGCCATCGTAAAGAGACTTCAAATATTAATTCGTGTGAAATGGATATTAATGGACTTCTGTACATGGATGAGGTCGTGGGAATTGTTCTATGTGCTATTATTGGACCCAATATTTTGATTGGCCGGGAAAGGCCCCTTCATTCTATTGGTGTTAAGATCAATGATAATGAAGTCCAAGAAAGAGTGGTTGATTTAATGGGATCAGATCATGTATGGCTAGAGTATGTCGTTCTAGAATCTTTTAAGCCAAAGGAGGACAATATGCAAGTAAAGTTCTATAGATATTTAGATGAACTGGTGTTCTTCAAAAGTTGTGGAGTCCATCTAGTACACAAGCATGAAGAGAATGTGAAAGATCATGATCCAGCTCTACTCCATGAGAATGTTGATGTGCATTTGGATGTACCCAGTGAAGAGATTGAAAACTCTTGA
- the LOC121241782 gene encoding disease resistance protein RPV1-like isoform X2: MNDIRMIGVFGVGGIGKTTITKAIYNLNAYQFEDSCFLANVRETSKRECGLVQLQEKLLYDILGDSSLKVDNVDRGINIIKERLCCKRILLVLDDVDQLAQLEALSGESGWFGLGSRIIITTRDKHLLTKHKVDLTYKVKQMDHNEALQLFSWHAFKKDKPIDGFVQLSEHALRCARGLPLALVVLGSNLYGRSFHEWKSALDKCKRLPNKNIHNILRVSYDDLDDNEKDIFLDIACFFKENNRLVMHDLIQEMGREIVRQESPKEPGRHSRLWFHEDVRYVLEENTGTNKIEGILVELPERDLIHLSSKAFTKMKRLRFFINPNACFSEGPNYLSNELRLLDWPEYPLQALPSNFHGKKLSVFRVSNSLFKELKEVFENFQNMKIMELSDCKFLTKIPDISRIPSLEKLTLSSCESLVEVHDSVGYLNKLTHLSFSKCSNLTTLPRSLKLRSLEWLDIRDCLSLQNFPEIECEMHFLSSISLAYTAIKELPSSIGYITGLEDLCLDGCKSLLNLPSSILQLQNLRSLSFKDRFLLKVRNKRQSIPSFVSTEGSEILSGVKLLSLQTPKNSSVSNDDCSSTVFPALQFFNLGKCVLSESNLFKLFNCSSTLQDLDFSRTDIVSLPPSIKRFIGLNRLILQDCKQLQEIVELPPNIKEVDASGCMSLEIFPEASKKFQFNACNLKALEWIDLCGCHKMLVNIGNHVADPLLGKGQFKDLLGGIILPGNRIPDWFSHRKETSNINSCEMDINGLLYMDEVVGIVLCAIIGPNILIGRERPLHSIGVKINDNEVQERVVDLMGSDHVWLEYVVLESFKPKEDNMQVKFYRYLDELVFFKSCGVHLVHKHEENVKDHDPALLHENVDVHLDVPSEEIENS; this comes from the exons atgaatgaCATACGCATGATAGGAGTCTTTGGAGTTGGTGGAATTGGCAAGACAACAATTACCAAAGCAATCTATAACTTGAATGCTTATCAATTTGAAGATAGTTGTTTTCTTGCAAATGTAAGAGAAACTTCAAAAAGGGAGTGCGGTCTTGTCCAATTACAAGAGAAGCTTCTTTATGACATCTTAGGAGACTCAAGTTTGAAGGTTGACAATGTTGATAGAGGAATCAACATCATAAAAGAGAGGCTTTGCTGTAAAAGGATTCTTTTAGTTCTTGATGATGTAGATCAGTTGGCCCAGTTAGAAGCATTATCTGGAGAAAgtggttggtttggtttgggaAGTAGAATCATCATAACAACAAGAGACAAACATTTACTAACCAAACATAAAGTTGATTTAACATACAAGGTGAAGCAAATGGATCACAATGAAGCTCTTCAGCTCTTCAGTTGGCATGCCTTCAAAAAAGACAAGCCCATTGATGGGTTTGTACAACTCTCAGAGCATGCATTGCGTTGTGCTAGAGGCCTTCCATTGGCTTTAGTAGTGCTTGGCTCAAATCTATATGGTAGAAGTTTTCATGAATGGAAAAGTGCATTAGATAAGTGCAAAAGGCTTCCTAACAAAAATATACACAACATACTTAGAGTCAGTTATGATGATCTGGATGACAATGAGAAGGATATCTTTCTTGACATTGCATGTTTTTTCAAAG AGAATAACAGATTGGTGATGCATGACTTGATACAAGAAATGGGTAGAGAAATTGTTCGTCAAGAATCACCCAAAGAACCTGGCAGACATAGTAGGTTATGGTTTCATGAAGATGTTCGCTATGTACTAGAAGAAAACACG GGAACAAACAAAATTGAAGGCATATTGGTGGAGTTGCCTGAACGAGACTTGATACACTTGAGTTCCAAAGCCTTCACGAAGATGAAAAGGCTCCGGTTCTTTATAAATCCTAATGCATGTTTTTCTGAAGGGCCTAATTATCTCTCTAACGAGTTAAGATTGCTTGATTGGCCTGAATATCCGTTACAAGCTTTGCCGTCCAATTTTCATGGAAAGAAACTCTCTGTTTTTAGGGTCAGTAATAGCCTTTTCAAAGAATTGAAGGAGGTATTCGAG AATTTCCAAAACATGAAGATCATGGAATTATCTGATTGTAAGTTCCTAACAAAAATCCCTGATATTTCAAGGATCCCAAGTCTTGAGAAATTAACTCTTTCTAGTTGTGAAAGTTTAGTTGAGGTTCATGATTCTGTTGGCTACCTGAATAAACTTACCCATTTGTCATTTTCCAAGTGCTCTAACCTAACCACTTTACCAAGAAGCCTCAAGTTGAGATCTCTAGAATGGCTTGACATTAGAGATTGCTTAAGCCTTCAGAACTTTCCTGAAATTGAGTGTGAAATGCATTTTTTGAGTTCCATTTCATTAGCCTACACTGCTATAAAAGAATTGCCTTCATCCATTGGATACATCACTGGCCTTGAAGATTTATGTCTAGATGGGTGCAAAAGTCTTTTGAATCTACCAAGTTCCATTCTTCAGTTGCAAAATCTAAGGTCTCTTTCCTTCAAGGATCGTTTCCTATTGAAGGTGAGGAATAAAAGACAATCCATACCCTCTTTTGTGTCCACAGAGGGATCAGAAATTTTATCAGGTGTAAAATTACTCTCTTTGCAAACTCCAAAGAATTCAAGCGTTTCTAATGATGATTGTTCCTCAACAGTGTTTCCGGCATTGCAATTTTTTAATCTTGGGAAGTGTGTCCTATCAGAATCGAATTTGTTTAAGCTATTTAACTGCTCTTCCACATTACAAGATTTAGATTTCTCGAGAACTGATATTGTGAGCCTTCCTCCAAGCATAAAAAGATTTATTGGATTGAACCGCCTTATATTGCAAGATTGCAAGCAACTTCAAGAAATTGTAGAACTTCCACCAAATATCAAGGAGGTAGATGCTAGTGGGTGCATGTCATTGGAAATTTTTCCTGAAGCATCAaagaaatttcaattcaatgCATGCAACTTAAAAGCACTAGAATGGATTGACTTGTGTGGATGCCATAAAATGCTTGTGAACATAGGGAATCATGTGGCAGATCCTTTATTGGGTAAG GGTCAATTTAAGGACCTTTTAGGCGGCATAATACTTCCAGGAAATAGGATCCCGGACTGGTTCAGCCATCGTAAAGAGACTTCAAATATTAATTCGTGTGAAATGGATATTAATGGACTTCTGTACATGGATGAGGTCGTGGGAATTGTTCTATGTGCTATTATTGGACCCAATATTTTGATTGGCCGGGAAAGGCCCCTTCATTCTATTGGTGTTAAGATCAATGATAATGAAGTCCAAGAAAGAGTGGTTGATTTAATGGGATCAGATCATGTATGGCTAGAGTATGTCGTTCTAGAATCTTTTAAGCCAAAGGAGGACAATATGCAAGTAAAGTTCTATAGATATTTAGATGAACTGGTGTTCTTCAAAAGTTGTGGAGTCCATCTAGTACACAAGCATGAAGAGAATGTGAAAGATCATGATCCAGCTCTACTCCATGAGAATGTTGATGTGCATTTGGATGTACCCAGTGAAGAGATTGAAAACTCTTGA
- the LOC121241782 gene encoding disease resistance protein RUN1-like isoform X3 produces the protein MNDIRMIGVFGVGGIGKTTITKAIYNLNAYQFEDSCFLANVRETSKRECGLVQLQEKLLYDILGDSSLKVDNVDRGINIIKERLCCKRILLVLDDVDQLAQLEALSGESGWFGLGSRIIITTRDKHLLTKHKVDLTYKVKQMDHNEALQLFSWHAFKKDKPIDGFVQLSEHALRCARGLPLALVVLGSNLYGRSFHEWKSALDKCKRLPNKNIHNILRVSYDDLDDNEKDIFLDIACFFKGEDADYVVKILDSCGFFPDIGIRVLSDKSLVTIEENNRLVMHDLIQEMGREIVRQESPKEPGRHSRLWFHEDVRYVLEENTGTNKIEGILVELPERDLIHLSSKAFTKMKRLRFFINPNACFSEGPNYLSNELRLLDWPEYPLQALPSNFHGKKLSVFRVSNSLFKELKEVFENFQNMKIMELSDCKFLTKIPDISRIPSLEKLTLSSCESLVEVHDSVGYLNKLTHLSFSKCSNLTTLPRSLKLRSLEWLDIRDCLSLQNFPEIECEMHFLSSISLAYTAIKELPSSIGYITGLEDLCLDGCKSLLNLPSSILQLQNLRSLSFKDRFLLKVRNKRQSIPSFVSTEGSEILSGVKLLSLQTPKNSSVSNDDCSSTVFPALQFFNLGKCVLSESNLFKLFNCSSTLQDLDFSRTDIVSLPPSIKRFIGLNRLILQDCKQLQEIVELPPNIKEVDASGCMSLEIFPEASKKFQFNACNLKALEWIDLCGCHKMLVNIGNHVADPLLGSI, from the exons atgaatgaCATACGCATGATAGGAGTCTTTGGAGTTGGTGGAATTGGCAAGACAACAATTACCAAAGCAATCTATAACTTGAATGCTTATCAATTTGAAGATAGTTGTTTTCTTGCAAATGTAAGAGAAACTTCAAAAAGGGAGTGCGGTCTTGTCCAATTACAAGAGAAGCTTCTTTATGACATCTTAGGAGACTCAAGTTTGAAGGTTGACAATGTTGATAGAGGAATCAACATCATAAAAGAGAGGCTTTGCTGTAAAAGGATTCTTTTAGTTCTTGATGATGTAGATCAGTTGGCCCAGTTAGAAGCATTATCTGGAGAAAgtggttggtttggtttgggaAGTAGAATCATCATAACAACAAGAGACAAACATTTACTAACCAAACATAAAGTTGATTTAACATACAAGGTGAAGCAAATGGATCACAATGAAGCTCTTCAGCTCTTCAGTTGGCATGCCTTCAAAAAAGACAAGCCCATTGATGGGTTTGTACAACTCTCAGAGCATGCATTGCGTTGTGCTAGAGGCCTTCCATTGGCTTTAGTAGTGCTTGGCTCAAATCTATATGGTAGAAGTTTTCATGAATGGAAAAGTGCATTAGATAAGTGCAAAAGGCTTCCTAACAAAAATATACACAACATACTTAGAGTCAGTTATGATGATCTGGATGACAATGAGAAGGATATCTTTCTTGACATTGCATGTTTTTTCAAAGGTGAGGATGCAGATTATGTCGTTAAAATATTAGACAGTTGTGGGTTTTTCCCTGATATTGGGATCAGAGTTCTTTCTGATAAGTCTCTTGTAACTATTGAAGAGAATAACAGATTGGTGATGCATGACTTGATACAAGAAATGGGTAGAGAAATTGTTCGTCAAGAATCACCCAAAGAACCTGGCAGACATAGTAGGTTATGGTTTCATGAAGATGTTCGCTATGTACTAGAAGAAAACACG GGAACAAACAAAATTGAAGGCATATTGGTGGAGTTGCCTGAACGAGACTTGATACACTTGAGTTCCAAAGCCTTCACGAAGATGAAAAGGCTCCGGTTCTTTATAAATCCTAATGCATGTTTTTCTGAAGGGCCTAATTATCTCTCTAACGAGTTAAGATTGCTTGATTGGCCTGAATATCCGTTACAAGCTTTGCCGTCCAATTTTCATGGAAAGAAACTCTCTGTTTTTAGGGTCAGTAATAGCCTTTTCAAAGAATTGAAGGAGGTATTCGAG AATTTCCAAAACATGAAGATCATGGAATTATCTGATTGTAAGTTCCTAACAAAAATCCCTGATATTTCAAGGATCCCAAGTCTTGAGAAATTAACTCTTTCTAGTTGTGAAAGTTTAGTTGAGGTTCATGATTCTGTTGGCTACCTGAATAAACTTACCCATTTGTCATTTTCCAAGTGCTCTAACCTAACCACTTTACCAAGAAGCCTCAAGTTGAGATCTCTAGAATGGCTTGACATTAGAGATTGCTTAAGCCTTCAGAACTTTCCTGAAATTGAGTGTGAAATGCATTTTTTGAGTTCCATTTCATTAGCCTACACTGCTATAAAAGAATTGCCTTCATCCATTGGATACATCACTGGCCTTGAAGATTTATGTCTAGATGGGTGCAAAAGTCTTTTGAATCTACCAAGTTCCATTCTTCAGTTGCAAAATCTAAGGTCTCTTTCCTTCAAGGATCGTTTCCTATTGAAGGTGAGGAATAAAAGACAATCCATACCCTCTTTTGTGTCCACAGAGGGATCAGAAATTTTATCAGGTGTAAAATTACTCTCTTTGCAAACTCCAAAGAATTCAAGCGTTTCTAATGATGATTGTTCCTCAACAGTGTTTCCGGCATTGCAATTTTTTAATCTTGGGAAGTGTGTCCTATCAGAATCGAATTTGTTTAAGCTATTTAACTGCTCTTCCACATTACAAGATTTAGATTTCTCGAGAACTGATATTGTGAGCCTTCCTCCAAGCATAAAAAGATTTATTGGATTGAACCGCCTTATATTGCAAGATTGCAAGCAACTTCAAGAAATTGTAGAACTTCCACCAAATATCAAGGAGGTAGATGCTAGTGGGTGCATGTCATTGGAAATTTTTCCTGAAGCATCAaagaaatttcaattcaatgCATGCAACTTAAAAGCACTAGAATGGATTGACTTGTGTGGATGCCATAAAATGCTTGTGAACATAGGGAATCATGTGGCAGATCCTTTATTGG GGTCAATTTAA
- the LOC121241792 gene encoding uncharacterized protein LOC121241792 — MLVNVADNSVPSSSFVEGHLKNCGIIFPGNRIPNWFNHGKDQTSNGKSCKIDVSFDGISIRIALCAVIGKNPTISRERPLPHDHVEIDFHVVFCTLSSLHGIQKCCRERRAGERIVSSMDHVWLEYYDGEYVGMETNDLIVLEYPPAIDSVILKSYGVHLVHDKHDERIKHHPNVLMRKKMMMMSI, encoded by the exons ATGCTTGTGAATGTAGCAGATAATTCTGTGCCAAGTTCTTCATTTGTTGAG GGACATCTTAAGAACTGTGGCATTATATTTCCAGGAAATAGGATTCCAAACTGGTTCAACCATGGTAAGGATCAGACTTCAAATGGTAAATCATGTAAAATAGATGTTAGTTTTGATGGGATCAGTATTAGAATTGCTTTATGTGCTGTTATTGGGAAAAATCCCACGATCTCTCGGGAAAGACCCCTTCCTCATGATCATGTCGAAATTGATTTCCATGTTGTGTTCTGCACTCTTAGTTCACTGCATGGAATCCAAAAGTGTTGCAGAGAGAGAAGAGCTGGAGAAAGAATAGTTTCTTCAATGGATCATGTATGGTTAGAGTACTACGATGGAGAATATGTTGGAATGGAGACGAATGATTTGATAGTACTTGAGTATCCTCCTGCAATAGATTCAGTGATCCTTAAAAGTTATGGAGTTCATCTGGTACATGACAAGCATGATGAGAGAATTAAACATCATCCAAATGTGCtcatgaggaagaagatgatgatgatgtcaATTTGA